From Scleropages formosus chromosome 9, fSclFor1.1, whole genome shotgun sequence, one genomic window encodes:
- the LOC114911245 gene encoding LOW QUALITY PROTEIN: WD repeat-containing protein 63-like (The sequence of the model RefSeq protein was modified relative to this genomic sequence to represent the inferred CDS: inserted 1 base in 1 codon; substituted 1 base at 1 genomic stop codon) produces MVAQRPKSTSSGKSSKGGEKAKGPDPSLSHTDVLPDVPEDIFPMVLTSATQELFECRADEDVTQNNPYKLLKKDDILHDMKARAAVSDFHPVKQTVLNYPGEELLLVFDRDFKYGQSFYLVLTEEAKQRILQPPVSTDEEEPEEESEQYVCRTPEPQQPWVSLGSELEIEEESVKDTRERLKYLVSRVRKKFGAPVNFTDRNALESKEGYIECTSYQDRNFRLIQMERNSATQAVLNLKSSATQTQRTFPRNMYTQYKPRELTEEEKENYMSSENLKNFASSAFSRFEIAIQQNKIMDVFFDDWQALSEGDIAFGGKADTYLKEYQSFTDLQFSKDKSISCIKWHPTISGVIAVSVTEKMSFEERINGSTKLLLNPPLILFWSFSDPINPQLRLECPDDVLSFDFCPSDPNIIIGGCMNGQIVLWDVTAHAQRLHGKRSGERRTTSAYPGSLXMAFEEDKENEIPVLLYCAVSSIENGHKAPVTDVQWLPENFEISITGVPVENQNQICVQVVTCAPDCCVMFWDIRAPRPAAHSQAERKQKMEEKQLENPRGIPNTFKYLDLSWKPLIKVMLPKTDASGEYSPLKFSLRDNIHCSRPRSGKDKSVKSTDRPEGKVEYALLRVPSEKQLKPLEDISTMFCVGTEDGELVYTXWKLGKDDDSGRLLSGKPSRCFIVHDSLVNTVKRSPFFKDIILTVGGWNFAVWKESVMNGPIILSPCSQKRCMVGCWSLSNPGMFFIGKEDGNIEVWDLLEKTHEPSHIQNISTASITCMKPWIISSKQHFLAVSDDFGTLHILQIPWTLRNPSSSESSVNKYFEKEVTRLMFFDKRKETMAKQKTATEAEEQKKKTELLVPEKLSEKTEEESLAEYESYLTLEKDILKEMGVSLQEEDKPSNEV; encoded by the exons ATGGTTGCGCAGAGACCCAAAAGTACTTCAAGCGGCAAAAGTAGTAAAGGTGGTGAGAAGGCAAAAG GACCGGACCCTAGTCTGTCCCATACTGATGTGCTACCAGATGTCCCTGAAGATATCTTCCCCATGGTTCTCACTTCGGCAACGCAGGAACTGTTCGAGTGCCGTGCAGATGAGGACGTCACGCAGAACAACCCCTACAAGCTGCTCAAAAAGGATGACATACTCCACGACATGAAAGCCAGGGCTGCTGTGTCCGACTTCCACCCAGTCAAGCAGACTGTGCTA AACTACCCTGGGGAGGAGCTTCTACTGGTGTTTGACCGAGATTTCAAATATGGGCAAAGCTTCTATCTCGTTTTGACCGAGGAAGCCAAGCAAAGGATCCTACAA CCCCCTGTGTCTACTGATGAAGAGGAGCCTGAGGAGGAATCAGAGCAATATGTTTGCAGAACACCTGAGCCTCAGCAGCCCTGGGTATCCCTGGGCAGTGAGCTGGAAATTGAGGAAGAATCTGTGAAGGACACAAGAGAGAGG CTGAAATATCTAGTTTCAAGGGTGCGGAAAAAGTTTGGAGCACCAGTAAATTTCACTGACCGCAATGCCTTGGAGTCGAAGGAAGGGTACATCGAATGCACCTCGTACCAAGACAGAAACTTCAGACTCATCCAGATGGAGAGGAACAGTGCGACTCAAGCTGTTCTCAACCTGAAGAGTTCTGCCACGCAGACACAACG AACATTCCCAAGAAATATGTACACACAATACAAACCCAGAGAATtgacagaagaagaaaaggagaattACATGAGTTCTGAAAACCTTAAAAACTTTGCCAGCTCAGCTTTTTCAAG ATTTGAGATTGCTATTCAGCAGAACAAGATCATGGACGTGTTCTTCGATGACTGGCAAGCGCTTAGCGAGGGAGACATTGCCTTTGGCGGGAAAGCTGACACTTACCTGAAAGAATACCAGTCTTTCACAGATCTGCAGTTCAGCAAAGACAAGTCAATCAGCTGCATCAAGTGGCACCCTACTATTAGTG GCGTAATCGCAGTCTCTGTAACGGAGAAGATGTCTTTTGAAGAAAGGATCAATGGCTCCACTAAGCTGCTTCTAAACCCTCCTCTCATTCTCTTCTGGAGCTTCTCTGATCCTATTAACCCCCAG TTAAGGCTGGAGTGCCCAGATGATGTCTTGTCCTTTGATTTTTGTCCATCTGATCCCAACATAATTATTGGTGGCTGCATGAATGGGCAG ATTGTTTTATGGGATGTCACTGCTCATGCACAAAGGTTGCACGGTAAACGCTCCGGAGAGAGAAGGACCACCTCAGCATACCCAGGCTCTTTGTGA ATGGCCTttgaagaagacaaagaaaatgaaattccTGTTTTGTTGTACTGTGCTGTCTCGAGCATAGAGAATGGACACAAAGCACCAGTTACTGATGTTCAGTGGCTGCCTGAAAACTTTGAG ATTTCCATAACAGGAGTTCCAGTAGAAAACCAGAATCAAATTTGCGTCCAGGTTGTCACCTGTGCCCCTGACTG CTGCGTGATGTTTTGGGATATTCGAGCACCTCGACCTGCTGCTCATTCCCAGgcagaaaggaaacagaaaatggAGGAGAAACAGCTGGAGAATCCTCGTGGTATACCTAACACATTCAAATACTTGGACCTGTCTTGGAAACCTCTCATCAAG GTGATGCTTCCAAAGACAGATGCCAGTGGTGAATACAGTCCGCTCAAATTTAGCCTAAGAGACAACATCCATTGTAGTCGTCCAAGAAGTGGCAAAG ATAAATCAGTGAAAAGCACAGATAGGCCTGAGGGGAAAGTTGAATATGCATTGCTAAGAGTTCCCTCCGAAAAGCAGCTTAAGCCACTAGAGGATATCAGCACCATGTTCTGTGTGGGAACAGAA GATGGAGAACTCGTATACA ATTGGAAGTTGGGGAAGGATGATGACTCTGGAAGGCTGCTCA GTGGGAAACCCTCTCGTTGTTTCATTGTACACGACAGCTTGGTCAACACTGTCAAGAGGTCACCCTTTTTCAAAGACATCATCCTAACTGTGGGAGGCTGGAACTTCGCTGTCTGGAAAGAGAGCGTCATG AACGGTCCAATCATCCTTTCCCCCTGCTCTCAAAAGAGATGCATGGTAGGCTGCTGGTCTCTGTCAAACCCGGGGATGTTCTTCATTGGGAAGGAGGATGGGAATATTGAAGTGTGGGACTtgctggagaaaacccatgagCCGTCTCATATACAAAACATCTCCACAGCCTCAATCACTTGCATGAAGCCCTGGATTATCTCTT CAAAGCAGCACTTTTTGGCAGTGTCTGATGATTTTGGAACTCTGCATATCCTACAGATACCATGGACTCTCCGTAATCCATCAAGCAGTGAG TCCAGTGTTAACAAGTATTTTGAGAAGGAAGTGACGAGGCTGATGTTCTTCGACAAACGGAAGGAGACGATGGCAAAACAGAAGACAGCTACGGAGGCTgaggagcaaaagaaaaaaaca gAATTATTAGTGCCAGAAAAGCTGTCTGAAAAGACTGAGGAAGAAAGTCTGGCAGAGTATGAGAGTTATCTGACCTTGGAGAAAGATATTCTGAAGGAAATGGGTGTCTCACTACAAGAAGAAGATAAGCCTTCAAATGAAGTGtag